The nucleotide window ACATAGCCACGTGAACGCGGCTTCCGAATCCACGGGAATTCGAACGTGAGGTATGCACCGGAGGATGTTTCCGTCCTGAAACAATCTGTTGACGAAGCCGCTACATGGGCGCGGGATAATGGCGGCATGTTCGAGTCCTCTTCCACGGCACCTGCCGCAACCATCATGCAAAAGCCATCGTTCGACTCTGCGTTCTATCGGTTGCTGTTTGTCATGCTCGTCATGGTGGCCCTGACACAAACCGGTACCGCGACACTGATGTACACGCTGTACTCCGCAGCGGCTTTTAAACCACCGCCCGGCATGTCAAACACGCAGCAGTGGGCACTCGCCACCGCTGTGCAGATCGTTCCGCTGCTCGTCTCCTCCTGGGTCGGCGCGCGAATGCTGTCGATACCGTTTAAGTCGCTGGCTGCGGGCGCCGCAGAGCTGTCACGCAACATGGACGCGCCACCGATTCCGGAAGCCGGCCCCATCGAAGCGCGACAGGCCGCTCGTGTTTTCAACTCGATGCAGGCGGCGATACGCCGTCAGGTGAACGATCGCAATCGCTTTCTCGCAGCCGTCTCGCATGACTTACGCACACCGCTCACGCGAATGCGTCTTCGGCTTGGGGCGCTCGACGCCTCGGAGTTCAGTGATCGACTGGTTGCCGATATCGATGAGATGACGCAACTGCTCGATGCAACGCTCTCGTTTCTGCGCAATGAA belongs to Pandoraea norimbergensis and includes:
- a CDS encoding ATP-binding protein → MRYAPEDVSVLKQSVDEAATWARDNGGMFESSSTAPAATIMQKPSFDSAFYRLLFVMLVMVALTQTGTATLMYTLYSAAAFKPPPGMSNTQQWALATAVQIVPLLVSSWVGARMLSIPFKSLAAGAAELSRNMDAPPIPEAGPIEARQAARVFNSMQAAIRRQVNDRNRFLAAVSHDLRTPLTRMRLRLGALDASEFSDRLVADIDEMTQLLDATLSFLRNEAVTEEVSPIDIDALVDAIAEDAMERGQKVSVHGAIAPLLAQPLALKRCLSNLVANAIRYGGEARIELIDGHDAVQIDIVDRGPGIPERDLERVLEPFFRLEQSRNRDTGGTGLGLAIAHDVVKRHAGSLTLINGREGGLIARVVLPRR